One Oncorhynchus kisutch isolate 150728-3 linkage group LG11, Okis_V2, whole genome shotgun sequence genomic region harbors:
- the LOC109899845 gene encoding SMC5-SMC6 complex localization factor protein 2 isoform X4 — MLTCSVIMRKIQSEGNGRSIADYLSPKGSIVKDVIPLGLPGPKPSPAASYLQVTPMKPSQPRGCLSNPNTHPLPKRVPPLTSPGLDPVRAKPSPGPYPPQLPGVHHRASGGGGGDEAKDGKANLTNPITRKIQTSHSPSRTITLDPRVGTGTGISDVGSSSALFTAGLPLQSTPQYTAGDDRKDTMKNGCPLSHTMCSPVNPQQSGGSLDNRGTTQTSKMFTPVGTKSLSQKRGRNPDLEERTKGEEMANKKLRPEDYRPNSSPSPISTSHPPYGTARLESCGTDLTKLKTASYRTITCTSSGKPSSPKDESVTMEDVASKLKTSPTFPAVRRFADESFKTEAGPRSPDIPSAGLESPMNEYANLKNESSTLKTIPLSASAKSSSLCKDESFNMGTADFKASTRSPFLPSPTSRLDRKGKEGEKRKEGDQKSLSFLEEGEKRSKMDNPQKSLIFLEEDPLDVELGLGLDLGLELELSQASSSSSSEDELPSLQQILDRTARPPDTPEKGTFTAPSTPVGPRHHSQLPVTSKAKPTSYRNNLDEMLKEKESIQRSKEMETKLRLSCEENLLRLAEEEEEDESAENMEAAISHQQREFLQRFSVVSSAIRDLHPGEAMFSLDNFGRLFSQHTLQLRHCNVSPRDTAQKTLLWSTPDQFRSHVSSELIQRAYRSSPCPPQVARWLFQMVSVHSDKLTCHQVLKALKDIACSAAEHMMLNKNERFEVWVPSVGDVTLVFMNMGVPFVTLFPLENLQPPFTEGDLLEGFQISTESLSSKKELSTFPEHNFDNVIKYLSQCTSLCPRAYSDRELLLLLTVMSRVGLDTQLTLQPTEHLRSLLRNLISSIRDWDVMLPRICMSLIDLSDDHHNLRWLVQLLPDNIRGKQLRRHLSVSAISKLLNIRCTYRPSNTEFQLSDLRRYLPRMRPSSLLRGLATFRRSQNAHREREEEEEDCASLDQQAYYLCYSLLALANEATNFEFFPPEQKNQLLLLCAELEKHIKCDIRESEKMLYRSKVKDFVARIYTKWQVLVQRTRPLQGKLYDYWQPLPEDAVSSSQESKHSHREREEEREDEETVMELEGEGVEGKAEDQERIAENALSMEDERRETPEKYLAMEDEEGKVVKGEEEDKEERIAEKALAMEDERGEMPEKYLAMEDEEGKVVKGEEEDKEERIAEKALAMEDERGEMPEKYFAMEKEILGVEEKLLKMDELEEEEEERMELTLEESGEERNMEDMEEKWTAVKVEERVTEKREAAAVEEGRKGPTEERGNLEKDSEMEEKGEE; from the exons ATGTTAACTTGTTCTGTCATAATGAGAAAAATACAATCTGAAGGAaatgggag ATCAATTGCAGACTACTTGTCTCCAAAGGGCAGTATTG TCAAAGACGTCATCCCTCTAGGGTTGCCTGGTCCCAAACCCTCCCCAGCCGCCTCCTACCTCCAGGTGACCCCCATGAAACCCTCTCAGCCCCGCGGATGCCTGTCCAACCCGAACACTCACCCCCTGCCAAAACGAGTGCCACCCTTGACAAGCCCAGGACTGGACCCAGTGAGGGCCAAGCCCTCTCCTGGACCTTACCCTCCCCAACTGCCAGGGGTGCACCACCGAGCTtctgggggtggaggtggggatGAAGCCAAGGATGGCAAGGCCAACTTAACAAACCCCATCACCAGGAAGATACAGACTTCCCACAGCCCCTCTAGGACTATAACCTTGGACCCTAGGGTTGGTACGGGAACAGGCATCAGTGATGTTGGGAGCTCTAGCGCTCTGTTTACTGCTGGCTTGCCCCTCCAGTCTACCCCCCAGTACACAGCAGGTGACGACAGGAAGGACACAATGAAGAACGGTTGTCCACTGTCACACACCATGTGTAGCCCTGTCAATCCACAGCAG AGTGGTGgttccctggacaacagaggaacCACTCAAACTAGCAAAATGTTCACTCCAG TAGGCACCAAATCCCTGTCGCAGAAGAGGGGTAGAAACCCAGACTTGGAGGAGAGAACGAAAGGGGAGGAAATGGCCAATAAGAAACTGCGTCCGGAGGACTATAGGCCAAACTCAAGCCCATCCCCTATCAGTACCAGTCACCCACCCTATGGAACAGCCAG GCTGGAGTCGTGCGGGACTGACTTGACTAAATTAAAGACCGCCTCGTACAGGACCATCACCTGCACTTCCTCAGGGAAGCCATCATCCCCTAAGGATGAGTCTGTTACGATGGAGGATGTCGCGTCCAAACTGAAAACAAGTCCTACTTTTCCCGCTGTGAGACGGTTTGCGGACGAGTCTTTTAAGACAGAGGCAGGACCCAGATCTCCTGATATTCCTTCAGCAGGCTTGGAGTCACCTATGAATGAGTATGCCAACCTCAAGAATGAGTCTTCCACCCTGAAAACTATCCCCCTCTCAGCCTCCGCAAAGTCCTCATCCTTGTGTAAGGACGAGTCGTTTAACATGGGGACTGCAGACTTCAAAGCCAGCACccgctctcccttcctcccttctcccACCTCACGACTGGACCGAAAAGGAAAGGAGGGTgaaaagaggaaggaaggagaccAGAAGAGTTTATCATTCCTTGAAGAAGGAGAAAAAAGAAGCAAGATGGACAATCCCCAGAAAAGTCTGATATTTCTGGAGGAGGACCCTCTAGATGTGGAGCTGGGCCTAGGCCTCGACCTGGGTCTAGAGTTGGAGCTATCTcaggccagcagcagcagcagcagtgaggACGAGCTGCCATCCCTGCAGCAGATCCTGGACCGTACCGCCCGCCCCCCAGACACCCCAGAGAAAGGAACCTTCACTGCACCCAGCACCCCTGTTGGGCCCCGACACCACAGCCAGCTG CCTGTGACGTCTAAAGCCAAACCCACGAGTTACAGGAACAACCTGGACGAGATGCTGAAGGAAAAGGAGAGCATTCAAAG GTCTAAGGAGATGGAGACCAAGCTGCGTCTGTCCTGTGAGGAGAACCTGCTGAGactggcggaggaggaggaggaggatgagagcgCAGAGAACATGGAGGCGGCCATCTCCCACCAGCAGAG GGAGTTTCTGCAGCGTTTCTCGGTGGTGTCCAGTGCCATCCGGGACCTGCACCCTGGCGAAGCGATGTTTAGCCTGGACAACTTTGGCCGTCTTTTCAGCCAACACACACTGCAGCTGAGACACTGTAACGTCTCCCCTCGAGACACCGCACAGAAAACACTACTCTG GTCCACTCCAGACCAGTTCAGGTCCCATGTCAGTTCCGAGCTGATCCAGAGAGCCTACCGCTCCTCCCCCTGCCCTCCCCAGGTGGCCCGTTGGCTCTTCCAG ATGGTGTCAGTCCACTCAGACAAGCTGACCTGTCATCAGGTACTTAAGGCCCTCAAAGATATTGCCTGCTCTGCTGCTGAACACATGATGCTGAATAAGAATGAGCGCTTTGAGGTGTGGGTGCCCAGTGTTGGAGACGTGACCCTGGTCTTCATGAACATGGGGGTTCCCTTCGTCACCCTGTTCCCCCTGGAGAACCTACAACCCCCCTTCACTGAGGGAGACCTGCT AGAGGGCTTCCAGATCAGCACAGAGAGCCTGTCCAGTAAGAAGGAGCTCAGCACTTTCCCTGAACACAACTTTGATAACGTCATCAAGTACCTGTCTCAATGTACGTCGTTGTGCCCGCGGGCCTACAGTGACAGAGAACTGTTGTTACTCCTGACGGTGATGAGCAGAGTGGGCTTGGACACACAGCTCACCCTCCAGCCCACTGAGCACCTCCGCTCTCTACTGCGCAACCTGATCAGCAGCATCAGGGACTGGGACGTCATG CTGCCCAGGATCTGCATGTCGCTGATTGACCTGAGTGATGACCACCACAACCTGCGCTGGTTGGTCCAGCTACTGCCAGACAACATTCGCGGCAAGCAACTCAGGAGACACCTCAGTGTGTCGGCCATCTCCAAGCTGCTGAACATCAGATGCACTTACAGGCCCTCCAATACAGAGTTCCAGCTGTCAGACCTGCGTCGGTACCTCCCCCGCATGCGCCCATCCTCACTCCTCCGGGGCCTGGCCACCTTCAGGAGGAGTCAAaacgcacacagagagagggaagaggaggaagaggactgtgCCTCTCTGGACCAGCAG GCTTACTACCTCTGCTACAGCCTCCTGGCCCTGGCTAATGAAGCCACCAACTTTGAGTTCTTCCCTCCGGAGCAGAAGAACCAGTTGTTGTTGCTATGTGCTGAGCTGGAGAAACATATCAAGTGTGACATCAGGGAGAGTGAGAAGATGCTGTACAGGAGCAAG gtGAAAGACTTTGTAGCCAGGATCTACACCAAGTGGCAGGTGCTGGTCCAGAGAACCAGGCCTCTCCAG GGTAAACTGTATGACTACTGGCAGCCTCTGCCTGAGGACGCAGTGAGCAGCAGCCAGGAGAGCAAACACtcccacagggagagagaagaggagagagaggatgaggagacagTCATGGAGTtggagggagaaggggtggaAGGAAAAGCAGAAGACCAGGAGAGGATTGCAGAAAATGCTTTGTCCATGGAGGATGAAAGACGAGAGACACCAGAAAAATACTTGGCCATGGAGGATGAAGAGGGGAAAGTggtgaaaggagaagaggaggataagGAGGAGAGGATTGCAGAAAAGGCTTTGGCCATGGAGGATGAAAGAGGAGAGATGCCAGAAAAATACTTGGCCATGGAGGATGAAGAGGGGAAAGTggtgaaaggagaagaggaggataagGAGGAGAGGATTGCAGAAAAGGCTTTGGCCATGGAGGATGAAAGAGGAGAGATGCCAGAAAAATACtttgccatggagaaggagatTCTAGGAGTGGAGGAGAAGTTGCTAAAGATGGATGagttggaagaagaggaagaggagcggATGGAACTTACTTTAGAGGAGTCAGGTGAGGAACGAAATATGGAGGACATGGAGGAAAAATGGACAGCAGTCAAGGTGGAGGAGAGGGTCACAGAAAAAAGGGAAGCAGCAGCAGtggaggagggaaggaaaggacCGACTGAGGAGAGAGGCAATTTAGAGAAAGAttcagagatggaggagaaaggtGAAGAATGA
- the LOC109899845 gene encoding uncharacterized protein LOC109899845 isoform X2, with the protein MLTCSVIMRKIQSEGNGRSIADYLSPKGSIVKDVIPLGLPGPKPSPAASYLQVTPMKPSQPRGCLSNPNTHPLPKRVPPLTSPGLDPVRAKPSPGPYPPQLPGVHHRASGGGGGDEAKDGKANLTNPITRKIQTSHSPSRTITLDPRVGTGTGISDVGSSSALFTAGLPLQSTPQYTAGDDRKDTMKNGCPLSHTMCSPVNPQQSGGSLDNRGTTQTSKMFTPGTKSLSQKRGRNPDLEERTKGEEMANKKLRPEDYRPNSSPSPISTSHPPYGTASPSYLKKVFMKNSLNSGPILSLKERLTPKKTEGGMARGMEIVPTSPLPSPKPARQVFNNRGQPPCRNSVRENSNPQCRYSGMNHQSVNPQSVYSGSNLQSGHPANLPVKSASRGECSRGKEGRARAPESRGREPTGRTDRRTPKPVSRSHSSYSSCSSSLRHLGLAQNRNVTRPRGMSALPDDLSDLFTPDPITSSLSRAAMTFSSSPQRGDGSPSVHKVLVSGVSATVCGASKRLRPTSVTSPREIPQISPSERISGPNIFPCKVAAVDPSKLLLGPNIYSPSFLRLESCGTDLTKLKTASYRTITCTSSGKPSSPKDESVTMEDVASKLKTSPTFPAVRRFADESFKTEAGPRSPDIPSAGLESPMNEYANLKNESSTLKTIPLSASAKSSSLCKDESFNMGTADFKASTRSPFLPSPTSRLDRKGKEGEKRKEGDQKSLSFLEEGEKRSKMDNPQKSLIFLEEDPLDVELGLGLDLGLELELSQASSSSSSEDELPSLQQILDRTARPPDTPEKGTFTAPSTPVGPRHHSQLPVTSKAKPTSYRNNLDEMLKEKESIQRSKEMETKLRLSCEENLLRLAEEEEEDESAENMEAAISHQQREFLQRFSVVSSAIRDLHPGEAMFSLDNFGRLFSQHTLQLRHCNVSPRDTAQKTLLWSTPDQFRSHVSSELIQRAYRSSPCPPQVARWLFQMVSVHSDKLTCHQVLKALKDIACSAAEHMMLNKNERFEVWVPSVGDVTLVFMNMGVPFVTLFPLENLQPPFTEGDLLEGFQISTESLSSKKELSTFPEHNFDNVIKYLSQCTSLCPRAYSDRELLLLLTVMSRVGLDTQLTLQPTEHLRSLLRNLISSIRDWDVMLPRICMSLIDLSDDHHNLRWLVQLLPDNIRGKQLRRHLSVSAISKLLNIRCTYRPSNTEFQLSDLRRYLPRMRPSSLLRGLATFRRSQNAHREREEEEEDCASLDQQAYYLCYSLLALANEATNFEFFPPEQKNQLLLLCAELEKHIKCDIRESEKMLYRSKVKDFVARIYTKWQVLVQRTRPLQGKLYDYWQPLPEDAVSSSQESKHSHREREEEREDEETVMELEGEGVEGKAEDQERIAENALSMEDERRETPEKYLAMEDEEGKVVKGEEEDKEERIAEKALAMEDERGEMPEKYLAMEDEEGKVVKGEEEDKEERIAEKALAMEDERGEMPEKYFAMEKEILGVEEKLLKMDELEEEEEERMELTLEESGEERNMEDMEEKWTAVKVEERVTEKREAAAVEEGRKGPTEERGNLEKDSEMEEKGEE; encoded by the exons ATGTTAACTTGTTCTGTCATAATGAGAAAAATACAATCTGAAGGAaatgggag ATCAATTGCAGACTACTTGTCTCCAAAGGGCAGTATTG TCAAAGACGTCATCCCTCTAGGGTTGCCTGGTCCCAAACCCTCCCCAGCCGCCTCCTACCTCCAGGTGACCCCCATGAAACCCTCTCAGCCCCGCGGATGCCTGTCCAACCCGAACACTCACCCCCTGCCAAAACGAGTGCCACCCTTGACAAGCCCAGGACTGGACCCAGTGAGGGCCAAGCCCTCTCCTGGACCTTACCCTCCCCAACTGCCAGGGGTGCACCACCGAGCTtctgggggtggaggtggggatGAAGCCAAGGATGGCAAGGCCAACTTAACAAACCCCATCACCAGGAAGATACAGACTTCCCACAGCCCCTCTAGGACTATAACCTTGGACCCTAGGGTTGGTACGGGAACAGGCATCAGTGATGTTGGGAGCTCTAGCGCTCTGTTTACTGCTGGCTTGCCCCTCCAGTCTACCCCCCAGTACACAGCAGGTGACGACAGGAAGGACACAATGAAGAACGGTTGTCCACTGTCACACACCATGTGTAGCCCTGTCAATCCACAGCAG AGTGGTGgttccctggacaacagaggaacCACTCAAACTAGCAAAATGTTCACTCCAG GCACCAAATCCCTGTCGCAGAAGAGGGGTAGAAACCCAGACTTGGAGGAGAGAACGAAAGGGGAGGAAATGGCCAATAAGAAACTGCGTCCGGAGGACTATAGGCCAAACTCAAGCCCATCCCCTATCAGTACCAGTCACCCACCCTATGGAACAGCCAG CCCATCCTACCTGAAGAAAGTCTTCATGAAAAACAGTCTGAACTCAGGTCCTATTCTGAGTTTGAAGGAGCGTCTCACCCCTAAGaagacggagggagggatggcGAGAGGGATGGAGATTGTTCCTACTTCTCCACTCCCTTCACCCAAGCCTGCGAGGCAGGTCTTTAACAACCGAGGACAACCACCATGCAGGAACAGTGTGAGGGAGAATAGCAATCCTCAGTGTAGATACAGTGGAATGAATCACCAATCTGTCAACCCTCAATCTGTTTATAGTGGTAGTAATCTCCAATCCGGTCACCCAGCGAACTTGCCTGTCAAAAGTGCTAGTAGAGGAGAATGCAGCAGAGGGAAAGAGGGCAGAGCAAGAGCGCCAGAGAGTAGAGGAAGAGAACCGACAGGTCGCACCGACAGAAGAACCCCCAAACCTGTCTCGAGGTCTCACAGCTCATACTCCAGCTGCTCTAGTTCTCTGCGCCATCTCGGATTGGCACAGAACCGAAACGTCACTCGCCCACGGGGAATGTCGGCCTTGCCGGATGACCTGAGTGACCTTTTCACTCCTGACCCCATAACCTCTAGCCTGTCGAGAGCAGCGATGACCTTTTCCTCCAGTCCCCAGAGAGGAGACGGGTCGCCCTCTGTACACAAGGTTCTTGTGTCTGGTGTGTCGGCTACAGTCTGTGGTGCTTCTAAAAGACTGCGGCCCACCTCTGTAACAAGCCCCAGAGAAATCCCCCAAATCTCCCCCTCGGAGCGAATCTCTGGCCCCAATATCTTTCCCTGTAAGGTAGCGGCAGTGGACCCCTCTAAACTACTCCTGGGCCCTAACATCTACTCTCCCTCTTTTTTAAGGCTGGAGTCGTGCGGGACTGACTTGACTAAATTAAAGACCGCCTCGTACAGGACCATCACCTGCACTTCCTCAGGGAAGCCATCATCCCCTAAGGATGAGTCTGTTACGATGGAGGATGTCGCGTCCAAACTGAAAACAAGTCCTACTTTTCCCGCTGTGAGACGGTTTGCGGACGAGTCTTTTAAGACAGAGGCAGGACCCAGATCTCCTGATATTCCTTCAGCAGGCTTGGAGTCACCTATGAATGAGTATGCCAACCTCAAGAATGAGTCTTCCACCCTGAAAACTATCCCCCTCTCAGCCTCCGCAAAGTCCTCATCCTTGTGTAAGGACGAGTCGTTTAACATGGGGACTGCAGACTTCAAAGCCAGCACccgctctcccttcctcccttctcccACCTCACGACTGGACCGAAAAGGAAAGGAGGGTgaaaagaggaaggaaggagaccAGAAGAGTTTATCATTCCTTGAAGAAGGAGAAAAAAGAAGCAAGATGGACAATCCCCAGAAAAGTCTGATATTTCTGGAGGAGGACCCTCTAGATGTGGAGCTGGGCCTAGGCCTCGACCTGGGTCTAGAGTTGGAGCTATCTcaggccagcagcagcagcagcagtgaggACGAGCTGCCATCCCTGCAGCAGATCCTGGACCGTACCGCCCGCCCCCCAGACACCCCAGAGAAAGGAACCTTCACTGCACCCAGCACCCCTGTTGGGCCCCGACACCACAGCCAGCTG CCTGTGACGTCTAAAGCCAAACCCACGAGTTACAGGAACAACCTGGACGAGATGCTGAAGGAAAAGGAGAGCATTCAAAG GTCTAAGGAGATGGAGACCAAGCTGCGTCTGTCCTGTGAGGAGAACCTGCTGAGactggcggaggaggaggaggaggatgagagcgCAGAGAACATGGAGGCGGCCATCTCCCACCAGCAGAG GGAGTTTCTGCAGCGTTTCTCGGTGGTGTCCAGTGCCATCCGGGACCTGCACCCTGGCGAAGCGATGTTTAGCCTGGACAACTTTGGCCGTCTTTTCAGCCAACACACACTGCAGCTGAGACACTGTAACGTCTCCCCTCGAGACACCGCACAGAAAACACTACTCTG GTCCACTCCAGACCAGTTCAGGTCCCATGTCAGTTCCGAGCTGATCCAGAGAGCCTACCGCTCCTCCCCCTGCCCTCCCCAGGTGGCCCGTTGGCTCTTCCAG ATGGTGTCAGTCCACTCAGACAAGCTGACCTGTCATCAGGTACTTAAGGCCCTCAAAGATATTGCCTGCTCTGCTGCTGAACACATGATGCTGAATAAGAATGAGCGCTTTGAGGTGTGGGTGCCCAGTGTTGGAGACGTGACCCTGGTCTTCATGAACATGGGGGTTCCCTTCGTCACCCTGTTCCCCCTGGAGAACCTACAACCCCCCTTCACTGAGGGAGACCTGCT AGAGGGCTTCCAGATCAGCACAGAGAGCCTGTCCAGTAAGAAGGAGCTCAGCACTTTCCCTGAACACAACTTTGATAACGTCATCAAGTACCTGTCTCAATGTACGTCGTTGTGCCCGCGGGCCTACAGTGACAGAGAACTGTTGTTACTCCTGACGGTGATGAGCAGAGTGGGCTTGGACACACAGCTCACCCTCCAGCCCACTGAGCACCTCCGCTCTCTACTGCGCAACCTGATCAGCAGCATCAGGGACTGGGACGTCATG CTGCCCAGGATCTGCATGTCGCTGATTGACCTGAGTGATGACCACCACAACCTGCGCTGGTTGGTCCAGCTACTGCCAGACAACATTCGCGGCAAGCAACTCAGGAGACACCTCAGTGTGTCGGCCATCTCCAAGCTGCTGAACATCAGATGCACTTACAGGCCCTCCAATACAGAGTTCCAGCTGTCAGACCTGCGTCGGTACCTCCCCCGCATGCGCCCATCCTCACTCCTCCGGGGCCTGGCCACCTTCAGGAGGAGTCAAaacgcacacagagagagggaagaggaggaagaggactgtgCCTCTCTGGACCAGCAG GCTTACTACCTCTGCTACAGCCTCCTGGCCCTGGCTAATGAAGCCACCAACTTTGAGTTCTTCCCTCCGGAGCAGAAGAACCAGTTGTTGTTGCTATGTGCTGAGCTGGAGAAACATATCAAGTGTGACATCAGGGAGAGTGAGAAGATGCTGTACAGGAGCAAG gtGAAAGACTTTGTAGCCAGGATCTACACCAAGTGGCAGGTGCTGGTCCAGAGAACCAGGCCTCTCCAG GGTAAACTGTATGACTACTGGCAGCCTCTGCCTGAGGACGCAGTGAGCAGCAGCCAGGAGAGCAAACACtcccacagggagagagaagaggagagagaggatgaggagacagTCATGGAGTtggagggagaaggggtggaAGGAAAAGCAGAAGACCAGGAGAGGATTGCAGAAAATGCTTTGTCCATGGAGGATGAAAGACGAGAGACACCAGAAAAATACTTGGCCATGGAGGATGAAGAGGGGAAAGTggtgaaaggagaagaggaggataagGAGGAGAGGATTGCAGAAAAGGCTTTGGCCATGGAGGATGAAAGAGGAGAGATGCCAGAAAAATACTTGGCCATGGAGGATGAAGAGGGGAAAGTggtgaaaggagaagaggaggataagGAGGAGAGGATTGCAGAAAAGGCTTTGGCCATGGAGGATGAAAGAGGAGAGATGCCAGAAAAATACtttgccatggagaaggagatTCTAGGAGTGGAGGAGAAGTTGCTAAAGATGGATGagttggaagaagaggaagaggagcggATGGAACTTACTTTAGAGGAGTCAGGTGAGGAACGAAATATGGAGGACATGGAGGAAAAATGGACAGCAGTCAAGGTGGAGGAGAGGGTCACAGAAAAAAGGGAAGCAGCAGCAGtggaggagggaaggaaaggacCGACTGAGGAGAGAGGCAATTTAGAGAAAGAttcagagatggaggagaaaggtGAAGAATGA